CGGCGTATTTACGAAGATAATTGAGAAGAACAGCGCAATACCTGTCTCAAAGAGCCAGGTGTTCACGACTGCCGCAGATAATCAGCCGCAGGTTGAGATACATGTCCTCCAGGGCGAGCGTGCAATGGCCAGCGATAACATCTCACTCGGAAGGTTTTTCCTTGATGGGATCGCTCCTGCACCCAGAGGCATACCCCAGATAGAGGTCACTTTTGACATCGACGCGAACGGCATAGTCAACGTCACAGCCAAGGACAAGGCCACAGGCAAGGCGCAGAACATCACGATCCAGTCGTCAAGGCTTTCAGACAAGGAGATCGAGAAGATGCGCCATGATGCGGAGATGAACGAGGAAGAGGACAAAAAGAAAAGGATACTCATTGAAGCCCGCAACGAAGGAGACAGCGCTGCATACAACGCGGAAAAAGCGCTGAAGGACCTTGGGCAGGAGGCAACTCCTGAGGAAAAGGCGGCAGTCGAAGAAAAAATCAAGGCGCTGCGCGACCTCCTTACAGGTGAAGACTCAGAGGCGATAAAAGCGGCAGTGGATGCGCTTATGACGGCTATGCACCCGATCACACAGAAGGCCTATGCGAAATCGACAGCGCAGGGGGGGACCCAGGAGGGCAATGCCGCACCTCAGGATGCCCCTGACGAGACAACTGTGGATGCAGAGTTCCGCGAAGAAGACAATAAATAGTGTGAGGTGAGGCGCTGATGGCTGCTCCCGGCAAGAAAGACTATTATGAAATATTGGGTGTTGGACGGGGAGCCTCGGCCGACGAAATAAAAAAAGCCTACCGCAAGCTGACAAGGAAGTATCACCCGGATGCTAATCAGGGCAACGCGGAGGCAGAGAAAAAATACAAAGAGATCAACGAGGCCAATGAGATCCTGAGCGACCCCAAGAAGCGTGCGCAGTACGACCAGTTTGGCTACGTCGGGGATATGCCTCCCGGCGGAGGTTTTGAAGGTTTCGGAGGCGCGGGTTTCGGAGGTTTTGAAGGTTTCGGAGGCGGCGATTTCGGCGACCTGTTCGGGGATCTCTTCGGAGGCGCCGGCAGGCGTTCGGTGAATCCGAACGCCCCGCGCCGGGGCAATGACCTTGAATACACTATGCAGATATCTCTCGAAGACGCTTATCGGGGTGTCAGCCGCAAGATAGAGATTCCAAAGTTGGTTACCTGTCCGCACTGCGGCGGAGGAGGAGCGGAGCCCGGCACAAAAGTCGATACCTGCCAGACCTGCGGCGGTCGGGGACAGGTACAGCAGACCGTCAATACTCCGTTTGGACAGATGGCGCAGGTAAGGACCTGTCCCGCGTGCAATGGCAAGGGCAAGACAATAAAGACTCCTTGCCGTGAATGTCATGGACAGGGTCGTGTACGCAAGCAGCATTCTGTTGAGGTCAAGATACCCGCCGGTGTCGATACCGGAAACAGGCTCAGGGTTTCAGGTCAGGGCGAGGCAGGAGTAAACGGCGGGCCGTCGGGTGACCTGTTCCTGCTCATCGAGGTGAAACCCGACATACGCTTCCAGCGAAAAGGAGACGACCTTAACACGGCTGTCGACATAGCTTATCCTCAGGCGGCTCTTGGCTGTGAGGTCAAGATTGAGACGTTTGACGGTTTTGAGATGCTGGATATTCCGGCAGGGACACAGCCTGGTTCAAAACTGCGTATAAAGGGCCGCGGCATGCCTCGGCTGCGCGGGAACGGCAACGGGGATATGAATATCCTGGTTCGTGTAAAAGTTACAAAGGACCCGTCTGCGAAGGAACGCGAACTCCTTGAGCAGCTTGCAAAAGAGATGAAAGTGCCTGTTAAGACAAAAGAAGGTATCTTTGACAAGTTTAGAAAATAGCGCCGCAGCTAAGTGGCAATAGTCTCGGCAAATACAGTTTTAACGCATTTGCAGCATGGATAAGGAAGGCCGATGGCAGGATCTTGCTTTTCTCTGATGATGTCGGGTAATTTGATACCGACAGGCATGAGAGCGCAGGATCGTTGCCATTGGCTTTTTTTGCAGTTTTCGCGATATTTTGTGCTGACGGGACAATATTATGAAAATCATCAGAGATGGTTTGGTATAGCCGGCTCATACCGGCATTCATCTTCCCACGCCTGAAAATGAACTCTTCGCACACATTGATTCAAAATTTTGGCTATTATGCCTGACAAAATGATTTTTTTCTTTACATATCACACTCTGGATTATAGAATAGCCAAAGCGGAGGGATCTTATCCAAAATCTATTTGTCCATATTTTTAATTACCGATTTTCTATTTTTGTGAGGAGGTGAGGCACTGGCGGTAAGTTCTGGAATCACTGGGAACAAAACAGAAGTCCCTGAAGTTTTTCCACAACATTATTGGAGGTGTAGTATATTGAAGAAGATCCTTGCAGTACTGGCAGTCATTATGATTCTTTGTGCGGCGGGTGCGGCATTTGCAGCCGAGCCGATCAAGGTTGGTTATCTTGCGGCTCTCACCGGTGACTTTGCAGCTTATGGAACGACAGAAGTAAACATGGCGAAGATGGTAGTCGGAGACGTCAATGCAAAGGGCGGAGTCCTTGGCCGTCCAATCGAACTCGTAGTCTACGATACAAAAACACGCAACGAAGACGCTGTCAATGCAGTCCGCCGTATGATCGAGAGTGACAAGGTCGTAGCAATCATTGGAGCAAACTCAAGCGGGATCAACATCGCGACAGCACCCATCGTTGACAGGGGCAAGGTACCCCAGATATCGACGGTAGGGACCAACCCGCTCGTTACGGTTGACAGTAAGGGTAATGTACGCCCCTACTCATTCCGTATCTGCTTCACAGACCCATATCAGGGCGAACTTGCCGCAGAGCTTGCAATGACCGATCTTAAGAAGGACAAAGCCGCGATTCTCTATAACGTTGGCTCAGACTATGCTCAGGGACTCAGAGAGTTCTTTACTAAGAGCTATAAGGCCCTTAACGGCAAGATCGTAGCTGACGAAGGTTACCGCGACACAGACGTCGACTTCCGCGCGCAGCTTACGAAGGTCAAGAGTTCAGGTGCAAATGTCCTGTTTCTGCCGGGTATGGGCAAGGACATGGCGCTCATCATCAAGCAGGCTAAGGAGCTTGGCCTGAACGTCACAATAATCGGCGGCGACGGCTACGGCGAGTTTATGAACGAGATAGCAGGCGACTCTATGAAGGGCACATACTGGGTCAACCACACATATCTTGAAGACCCCGTCATGGCCCCGATCTTTGCGCGCTACAAGAAGGTCTACAAGGATGACTGCAAAGAATTCGTAAACGGTACAATGGCTTACGACGCAACCTACTGGCTCATCGACGCCATCAAACGCGCCGGCAAGGCAGAAGGACCCGCAATCGCGAAGGCGCTTGAATCAACGAAGAACCTTAAGCTGAACCACGCGACCCTTACGATCGACCCAAAAACTCACAACCCGCTTAAGAAGGCAGGAGTCATTCTCAGGGTCGGAGATGACCTCAAGGCGAAGTTCTACAAGAAGGTCCAACCGAAATAAAATAGTTTCTGTGCGGTATACGGGCTTGGGGATCGATCCCAAGCCCGCTCCGGCCTCTTGTTCAGGTCGATAAAAACCGGTCAGGCACCGGGAAGGCTGAGGTGTTTTAATTGGATATGATTATCCAGCAGATCATTAACGGACTTTCACTCGGGTCTGTTTATGCTCTTATAGCAGTAGGCTATTCGCTAGTATATTCAATACTGCTTTGTTCGAACTTTGCACATGGCGGGTTTCTCGTGATAGGCGGCTACATATGCTATTTTGCGCTTCGCACTGGCGGCATGAACATCTGGTTTGCCTCTCTTGCTGCGATCATAGGAGCCGGGATCTCGGCTGTAGTTGTTGAAAAGCTTGCTTACAAACCCATTCGTGAGCGTACGCCCATCACGCTGTACATGCTTATTGCATCAATGGGCATGAGCATAGTTATTGAGAATATTTTCGTGGTTACCGTCGGCGGCCGCTTCCGTGCGCTTCCTCCGGTGATCCCGACGCAACCCGTAAATTTTTTCGGTCTTGCCACCACCAGCGCATTTGACCTTCTTTCGCTGGTAACTGCGATTGTCTTTTTGGTAGCCCTTCAGCTCTTTTTATCAAAGACCAAATGGGGCCTTGCTATACGCGCTGCCTCATATAACCTTAAGACTGCGGGGCTGATGGGCGTAAACGTAAACAGGCTCATATCAATAGTCTTCTTCGTTGCAGGTCTGCTCGCAGGCGTCGGCGGCATATTTCTCTCCGTCCGTTACACTCTGTATCCACAGCTCGGAATGATCACGACCAAGGCGTTCGTTGCAGCGGTGATTGGTGGGCTTGGCTCTCTTCCCGGCGCTGTTGTAGGCAGTCTCATCCTTGGTCTTGCTGAGATGCTCACTGCTGGTTTCATATCGAGCCAGTTCCGTGACCTTGTCGTTTTCGGGCTGCTCATAGTTACGCTCATTATCCGTCCAACGGGTCTCTTCGGGAAATCCGTGGGCGAGAAAGTGTAGGGATACAGCATGGAAGGTTATGCTGGCGGCGTAATCACCCTCCTTGCGGTAAACTGCATAGCAGCGCTTGGGGTATCACTGTTTACAGGATTTACCGGCATATTTACGCTTGGACACGCCGGTTACATGGCGATAGGTGCATATACGGCTGCTATACTGACGATCCAGTATGGAGTTCACTTTATCCCTGCTATCATTATCGGCGGGCTTGTGGCGATGGTATTTGCATATCTGATCGGTATCCCTACGCTTAAGCTTGTCGGTGACTACTACACAATAGCATCTCTGGGACTTGGAGAAGCTATAAGGCTTATTATAGAAAACTGGCAAAGTGTCACGCGCGGTGCGCGTGGATACCCCGGAATAGACAATTACACCTCGATGCCGGTGGCATTCGGATTTCTTATAGTAATGGGCATAGGGATGTTTTTTCTGGTAAACAGCAGCTATGGGCGTGCGTTCAAGGCTTGCCGGGACGACTATATAGCAGCGTCCCTTCTGGGCTTCAATACCGCACGGTTCAGGGTCCTCAGCCTTGCCATATCAGGCTTTTACTGCGGAGTCTCAGGGGCCCTGCTTGGGGGGTACATGTCGTTCATCCAGCCTGTCATGTTTGACATGGCTAAATCTACGGAACTTGTATCTATAGTTGTCTTCGGTGGTCTGGGATCGATGAGCGGCTGTCTTATCGGAACAACGATCCTGACACTTGTGACGGAACTGTTCCGCCCGATATCCCAGTATCGTATGCTGGTCTACGGACTTGTCCTTGTCCTGGTAATGGTCCTGCGTCCGGAAGGGATCATGGGGACGAATGAACTTACAATGACATACATAAAAAGTATTTTTCGCCGCAAAAAGAAAATCCCTGCAACAGAGGAAGGCGTCCGCTGATGGCAGCCATACTTGAACTCAAAAATGTAAACAAGGCCTTTGGCGGCGTTCAGGCTGTCAAAGATATGACGTTCAAGATAGAGACCGGTGAACTTGCCGGACTTATCGGACCGAATGGCGCCGGTAAAACCACTATATTCAACCTCGTCACAGGTGTTTACGATGTAACGAGCGGAGATATCGAATTCAAAGGAAATAATATAAACAGGCTTAAGACCTATCAGGTTATATCGCTTGGCATTGCGCGTACCTTCCAGAACCTCCGTCTCTTCGCGGCTTCAACAGTGCTGGATAACGTAATGACTGCCGCACAGCAGCACTACAAGTACGGTTTCTTCGAAGCGGTCAGCCACATGGGACGCTGGAGAAAAATGGAGGGCGCAACACGTGCCGAGAGCATGGAGCTTCTTGAGAGAGTCGGGCTTGCGGATCGCGCAGATCAGGCGGCAGGCACACTCCCTTATGGACTTCAGCGCCGTCTGGAGATAGCGCGCGCAATCTCCCTGAAGCCTGAACTCCTGCTTCTTGACGAACCGGCGGCAGGGATGAACGCGGAAGAGGTAGAGCAGCTGAACGAGCTGATACAAAACATTCACAAGGATTTTAACCTGACCATCCTCCTGATTGAACATCATATGGATATGGTTATGGAGATATGTCCCCACATCGTATGCATGAACTTTGGTGCAAAGATAGCAGAGGGCTCTCCGGACGAGATACAGCGCCATCCGGAGGTCCTTAAGGCATATCTTGGAGAGGAGGAATAGGAAATGGAAGAAAGAAAGCCTATCCTCTCCGTAAGAAATCTATCCGTCAATTATGGCGCAATTCAGGCGCTTAAAGGCGTCGATCTTAATGTATATCCCGGAGAGATAGTGACTGTCATCGGAGCAAACGGAGCCGGCAACTCGACGATGATGAGTGCAATAATGGGCGAGGTGCCACGAGCGGGTGGCGAGATCCTGCTTGACGGTATGCCGTTGCCTGCAAGGAGCTTTCAGGTCGTTGAAGCCGGGGTCAGCCTTTCACCGGAGGGCAGAAAGGTCTTTGCTCCCCTTACTGTTTATGAGAACCTTGAGATAGGGGCGTTCCCGCTTAAGGACCGCGGTCAGGTTGCCCAACAGCTGGAAAAAGTATACCATCTGTTCCCGCGTCTTAAAGAACGTAATGATCAATATGCCGGCACGCTTTCAGGCGGGGAGCAGCAGATGCTTGCCATCGGGCGTGCGCTCATGGCGATGCCGAGAGTCCTGCTTCTCGATGAACCGTCACTCGGGCTTGCCCCGATAATCATCAATGAGATATTCAAAGAACTCACGGAGATCAATCAGAAACTCGGAATGACGATCCTTCTGGTTGAGCAGAATGCCCGCAAAGCGCTGCTGCTCTCGCACAGGGCATACGTACTTCAGACCGGAAAAATCACGATGGAAGGAATTTCAAAAGATCTTTTGAACGATCCTGAAATTGAGGCGGCTTATCTGGGAGGCAAAAAGCATTAGTAAACGCTGACAGATAATAGATACACAGATGAGATCCGCTCCTTTCACAGTATATGTAGGTATAACAGGTAATATCCCCTGCCGCATACGCCGGATATCGAACTTCCATGATATCGGTATTTGCTGTTGTTCCGCCTGTCATTAATAGGGTACAATAGCAGACGACTTGAAGGGAGTGGAAGTTCATGCAGAACAGCGAAGGATATTGGTGGTATATAACTATCTCAGATGAGACTGGACAGGAAGATGTCCTTTTCTCTCTTGCCGATATCTCCGGGAGCATAGGCACGGAGCTTCAGGAACTTCCGTCGGGAGGGGCGAGACTCAGAGCATATTATAGAAGCAGCGAAGAATTGTCTTACTGGAAAAAACGCCTTCTTGACGCAATGAAGGAATGGCCTTCAATAAAGGTCGAAGACTTTGGCAAGATTGAGAACCAGCCGTGGAACGTGGCTGCGGAGGAGGCTTTTCCGCCGCTGCCGGTCGGAAAGGGGCTTGTTGTCCTTGCGCCTTGGCATAAGGGGAGGGAGCCGCAAGGCCGTATGCCGCTTTACATTAATCCGGGAAGCGCATTCGGCACAGGATACCACGAAAGCACACAGATCGTGCTCGAGTTGCTCGAACAGTATTTGAAACCGGGCATGACGACAGCGGACATCGGCACAGGTTCAGGAATACTGACCATATGTGCACTGAAAATGGGTGCTGCCAAGGCCTATGCCCGCGATATCGACCCTGCTGTGATTGAGGAAGCACGCAAAAACTTTGAGCTTAATGGGCTTGACCTTCATAGGGTCGATCTCTGCACGGAAGACCTGCTTAAAGATTTCAGGCATAAAGTGGATATACTGACCGCCAATATACTTCTTGATCCGCTTATCAGCATGGTCGCCCACGTCCCTGCGGTTATCGGCAAAGATGGGGTTGCCATTTTCTCAGGCATGCTGCTTGCAGAACGCGATGTTTTCATGAAGGCGCTTGGCGAGTCAGGAATGAAGCCAGTCGAAGAACTTGTGAAGGGAGACTGGTGGGGTGTCGCTGCCAAGGCTTCGTCTTGAGAAATGTACCAAAGAAGATGGGACGTGGCTGATAGATGCGGAACAGGCGCACCATCTTGTACGCGTGCGCCGCTGCTACAACGGATCCATTGTCGAAGGCCTGCTCGACGGGGAAAAACTTGAGCTGCGCCTTATATGTGAAGGCGACATGGTGCGGGCAGCGGAAATTTCGCGTGAAGCCGAGGCGCCTATGTCACCTGAGATCCATCTCCTGCTTGGGCTGCTGAAGAATGACCAGTTTGATGATGCCCTCCGTTTTTCGGCAGAGATAGGGGTGCACACCATACATCTGGTCGCATGCGAACGCAGTGTGCCTAAGTACAGCAATGACAAACTTGACGATAAAATGTCACGCTGGCGCAAAATACTTGACGAGGCCACAAAACAGGCCGGTTCTACGAGACCGCCGGTTTTGTGTCCTCCGTGTAATTTTGACAGATTTGATTTTGCCGTGTTGCCTGAAAATCGCTTTGCAGCACTGTTGTCGCCTGATTCCGCAGCGCTTAAGAGTTTGAAGCCGTGCAGCCCGCTTGCCATTGCAATAGGTCCGGAGGGAGACTGGTCCCTTTCTGAGACAAAAATACTGCTTGCGGAAAAATTTATACCGATAAGCCTCGGAAAAAGGATCCTGCGCGCAAGCACGGCAGTAGCCGTTGCGTGCGGCTGGTTCATGTTAGTGTAAGATGTGCATCCCTAACAGCGGACCATGTTATCTTTGACTTGTTGCCTATTTTTATTTTATAATCGTTTGCCAAACTGGAAAATAATTATGGTTGGGTGAAATATATGCTCCCATTTACGAATAAAACTTTTTCTATAAATATCCAAGGCTGCCGCACTAACCAGTATGAGGGTGAGGCAATTGCAGCCGCTCTCGAGAAGGCAGGGGCTGTCCATAACGATGTCAGCCCGGATATCGCCGTTATAATGACTTGTACTATAACAGCCGCAGCGGACAGAAAGTGCCGTAAGCTGATAAGAAAACTGCGCAGGGAGAACCCGGCCGCGGTGATCGTAGTATGCGGCTGTTATGCGCAGAAAATCTCCGGCGCGGAGCGCGAACTGCTCGACATAGACATCGTCATCGGCAACAGGATGAAGCATAAACTCCCTGAACTGCTGTCCCAATGGTATGCGAATGAAGGGATCAAAAAAGACATCTCGCTGTTTGACGACAATATACTTGCTGAAAGCTCATGGGATGGACTGATGCTTGATCACCCGCGCATGCACAGGCGTGCCTTTCTCAAGGTACAGGACGGATGCAACCATTACTGCAGCTATTGCATAGTACCATACGTCCGCGGCAATCCTGTATCACGGGACATGGATAAAGCCGTAGCCGAAGCACGGGGTATCATCGATTCGGGCTGTAAAGAAATTGTCCTTACCGGGATCCATTTAGGTCTTTATAAGGACCTGGGCACACTTGTCAGGCGCATAGGAAACATAGACGGACTCAAGCGTCTGCGCTTTGGTTCCATAGAGCCGTTTGCTGTCGATGATGCACTGCTTGATGCGCTTGCAGAGACAGAAACTTTCTGCCCACACCTGCATCTGCCGCTGCAGTGCGGCGATGATGGCGTGCTTGCAGCCATGAGGCGGGGCTATACGGTCCGCGCTTTCAGAAAGATAACGGAAGATATAAGACGCAGGCTGGGCGATAAGATCCATTTAAGCACGGACCTCATGGTAGGTTTCCCTGCGGAAGGCGATGCTGCGTTTGACAACAGCATGAAATTTATAGAGGAAATCGGTTTTGGCAAGGTGCATGTATTCCCATATTCGCCTCGCGAGGGAACGGATGCGGCTGCCATGGAACGCCAACCTGAAAAGGAAGTGCAGGAACGTGTCCATAGGGCACTTGCATTAGCAGATAAGCTCCACAAAAAATACTGCTCCGAATGGATAGGCGAAAAAGTATCAGTCCTCGTTGAAGAAAAGAAAAACGGAACGATCCGCGGCCTCACACCCAACTATGTGCGTATTGTCGCAGAAGACAATGGAGCCAGGCTCTCTGAAGAGGTCATGGTCACACCGCAAAGATATGCGAATGGCATCCTGCTTGCCGGAAACATTCCCGACCCTCTGCATGACGAGGAAGAGTTCCCCGAAATTTTATAGAAGGCCCATCTTTTTGATAAAACATTTGATAAAACAATAAAAAATCTCAGTTTCCCCTTTCAGTTGAGGTATGCTACAGTAAATATGTTTGTTATAGCAGTCGCCCGGTGAATCATGCAGTAATATGTCCATATAATGGCAGGTGAATTGAATGAAGTACAAGGCCCGTTTTCTTGGAAACCCTGAATTTTTTGTAGATGGTCAGCCGCTGGCCTTTGCGTTTCAGAAGGCACGGATCCTCACGCTCATGCTCATTGAGGAAAAGAGCATATCCAGAGATAAGATATGTGAGTACTTGTGGGCGGACAAACCTATAGAAAAAGGGCGCAGAAATCTCAGCAACGCTCTTAGTTATATAAGGACCATAATACCTGTCCATGCGGGAAGCGCCGGCATGATTTCGCTGGATCATGCATTCAGGATAGAAAAAGATATCGACCGCCTATGTCATATAGATACTATGGACTGGAACGATATCTCTGATTTGTGTTTGCCTTTTATGGATCTGGCTGAGCTTGATGAATGGCCTTCTTTCAGCGACTGGCTCCTCCCTAAAAGGCAGTACTACCATAACGTAGCTGTAGAAAATCTTAAAAGGCGGGCAGCGAAAAAACTTATATCACCATCGGAGGAAGGCTATGACGATGCTGTGCTCTGCTATGAAAAGCTGGCTGAATACGAACCTTATGATGAAAAGATACATGGCGAACTTGTAAGGTTATACATAAAAACAGGACAGAAAGTTAAGGCTGTTGACACTGCCCGCGCATACTCCATGCGTATTGAGAATGATCTTGGGATAAGTACAGATCTGTCCGATATTTCATCTTTGATGAAAAGGAAGACGCCCGGCAGCAATCCATTGTCGATGAATCGTACTTTTGATGATATTCCACTGGCCAGAAATGCCGAAATGCTCAAGATGCTGGATTTTTTATCAAGGACTGGTGCTGAATCCTGTTCTTCCTGCGGGCTTGTCTGGGGAGAACAGGGAATAGGAAAGACTGTTTTTATAGATGAAATAGCGTCTTGTCTGAAAGAAAAGGGCTGGGAGTGTTATTTTGTCAGGTGCTCTCAAGAAGAAAAAAATCGTCCTATGGTTCCATTTATACAGCTTCTGCAGAGGCTCAAATATACACCTTCGCAGTTGGAAAACATCACATCTCTCACAGAACTCAATTATTCGCGCCTTGCAGAGCTGGTCTATCAGCAGATTGCCGAAGTCTCTGCCGGTCGGAGTAAAATACTGATTATCGAAAATATCCAATGGATGGACGAAGCATCATGGATGATTCTTGAAACTATCATGTGGGATCATTCCGCACCGAGACATCTCCTTATTTCCGGATTTGAAAATATCCGTTCCGCATTTATGATACGGACCACTCTTGCTGATGAGCCTTTTGAAGAATTTGAAGTGAGACTTAAGCGATTCAACCTTGAAGAGACAGGCCAGATTTGCCGCGGGATCAGGCCCGATCGTCAATGGTCGGATGAACTTATTCACGAAGTATACATGCAGACAGAAGGGAATCCTTTTTTTATCAAAGAGCTGCTGACGTCTAATGAAGGAACAGAAGACCAAGGAGTAACTTTATATAAAAATCCGTTTTTGTCGGTTGTCGAACGGCTTGATAAGGACGAAAGGCTCTTCATGGAGGCCATGGCAGTGTCTTCTGAACCCGCTTCAATGCTGTATGTTGCCAAACTGATTGATATGTCTCCGCTGCAGATTTCAAATATCTATGAAAACATTAAAGTCTATGAATTACTTCGTGAAAAAAATGAAGAAGGGGATGTGTTATATTACTTTACACATGTAAAAATACGTGAGATCCTCTTGAAAAATATGTCTTTTTCAAGAAAACAGGCACTTCACTTAAAAAATATCATGATTTTGGAGGAGTCGGCTTTGCCGCTTTTATACAGGCATAGGAATATTTATAAAAGACTTTATTATCATTGTCATGATGCCGGGCTCAATGAGAAAGAGCTCTTATGGCGTGTCAGGGAATTGAAGCTGCATTTCA
The DNA window shown above is from Synergistaceae bacterium and carries:
- a CDS encoding AAA family ATPase translates to MKYKARFLGNPEFFVDGQPLAFAFQKARILTLMLIEEKSISRDKICEYLWADKPIEKGRRNLSNALSYIRTIIPVHAGSAGMISLDHAFRIEKDIDRLCHIDTMDWNDISDLCLPFMDLAELDEWPSFSDWLLPKRQYYHNVAVENLKRRAAKKLISPSEEGYDDAVLCYEKLAEYEPYDEKIHGELVRLYIKTGQKVKAVDTARAYSMRIENDLGISTDLSDISSLMKRKTPGSNPLSMNRTFDDIPLARNAEMLKMLDFLSRTGAESCSSCGLVWGEQGIGKTVFIDEIASCLKEKGWECYFVRCSQEEKNRPMVPFIQLLQRLKYTPSQLENITSLTELNYSRLAELVYQQIAEVSAGRSKILIIENIQWMDEASWMILETIMWDHSAPRHLLISGFENIRSAFMIRTTLADEPFEEFEVRLKRFNLEETGQICRGIRPDRQWSDELIHEVYMQTEGNPFFIKELLTSNEGTEDQGVTLYKNPFLSVVERLDKDERLFMEAMAVSSEPASMLYVAKLIDMSPLQISNIYENIKVYELLREKNEEGDVLYYFTHVKIREILLKNMSFSRKQALHLKNIMILEESALPLLYRHRNIYKRLYYHCHDAGLNEKELLWRVRELKLHFMAAHEVFPTLIDQDLMYYIPSLDDVDYTNRSLASAWELMNKISRSGGRSHDLDRIERDLYILQGAYHWWAGQYEDSRQMLTEGLRKALKIGEQEAAIEAVVQMCYLAIQTDNAQFLHSCASKVYRISQKEHLHQWLGISLRFLAIAKILEGKHSEAERLLQMSTLVFEKLEEEGSSYTVCLIAAEHFRGDMKLASGDIEGALSFYMSCINIGESIGLYRGLGLSLAKSAFCLMLLGNFEEAEKYLLRMEKFYNLIHSDLDGGLQGSGIALGLMGLINSRKGDWEKARIYFTLAQKLVAKTRRPTWQAVLCWSKLELFRLSLQIPEDFAKDVLNKEPEWYLNQLEQMKHKVGWVNIAEPASPVT